Part of the Virgibacillus necropolis genome, CATTAGATGTTTTAGAAACTGTAGTGGATGAAGCAATTGAGAAAGAAGTAGACTTGATTATTGCACATCATCCTTTACTATTTAAACCTGTTAAACAAATTAATACAGATGAAGTTCAAGGTAGAGTAATTCAAAAGTTACTCAATCATAATATAACTGTGTATGCAGCCCATACAAATTTAGATGCTGCAGATGGCGGCGTTAATGATATGCTTTGTGACGCAATTGGCATAAAAAGCACAGATTTATTAATCGAATCAAAGGAAGAAACTTTGTATAAACTAGTTGTATATGTTCCTATCACACATGTTACTAACGTTCGAAATGCATTGGGGGATAGTGGAGCCGGTCATGCTGGGAATTACAGCCATTGCACTTTTCAAACAGAAGGTATTGGTACATTTACTCCGTTAGCAGGAACGAATCCTTTTATTGGTGAAGAAGGAATTATGGAACACGTTAGCGAGGCTAAGGTAGAAACAATTGTTTCAGAGGGAAATCTCTCACTTGCTTTAGATCGCATGAAGGAAGCCCATCCATATGAGGAAGTAGCCTATGATATTATTACGTTATCAAATGAGGGAGCGAAATTTGGTATAGGCAGGATTGGCTGTCTTGCTAGTGAAATGACTTTACAAGAGCTAAGTAATCATGTAAAACAAGCCTTAGAGGTACCTACCGTTCGTGTTACGGGAGATCTAGGTCAACCGGTTAAAAAGATAGCTGTTCTTGGTGGTAGTGGAGAAGGCTATATTCGTGTAGCAAAAGAAAAAGGGGCAGATGTCTATTTAACAGGTGATATGTCCTTCCACACTGCTCAAGATGCATGGCAAATGGGCCTTTCCATCATTGATCCAGGGCATCATGTTGAAAAGGTTATGAAACAAGCCACAAAACGTTATCTTAAAAGCGTATATACAGACGAACAGCTAGAAGTGATTATCTCTGACTCAAATACCGAACCATTTCAATTTGTATAAGGTCAAACCGCGATGAAGAAGTTTAATTTGATTTCCTTAATGCATGTATAAGAAATGTGTTCTATAATGAACAATAGGGAAACTTGTTAAGGCTTGAAAAAGTGTGCTATTGATGCACCTAAAGGAGTATTTTAATATGGAAAAAAAGAATTTTGGAGAATTTAAGCTCCACCCCATTATGATAAATGTTATCGATAAGCTACATTTTGAAAAACCTACTGATATTCAGACAGAGGTAATACCAGCTATTCTAAAGGGGAAAAGTGTGATTGGACAATCCCATACAGGGTCAGGAAAAACGCATGCATATCTATTGCCTCTATTAAACCAGATTGATGTGGAAAAAAGGTCAGTACAATTCGTTATTACTGCACCAACTCGCGAATTAGCAACGCAAATCCATGATGAAGTAAAAAAAATCGTAAAATTTGCAGGGAAAGAGCAACAGTGGATTTCAAAATTACTGGTTGGTGGTACTGATAAACAAAAAATGATGGAAAAATTAAAGCAGCCTCCTCATATTGTAGTAGGTACACCAGGAAGAATATTAGACCTAGTTAAAGAAGAAGCCATTTCTATTTATTCTGCGACTTCATTTGTCATTGATGAAGCTGACTTGATGTTAGACCTTGGTTTTATTAATGATGTGGATCAATTGCTTGTTAGATCAAATAAAAATGTACAGCTCCTTGTTTTTTCTGCAACAATTCCACAGCGCTTAGAACACTTTTTTAAAAAATATTTAGAGAATCCTATTCACGTAAAAATAGATGATCAATTATCACCTGAAACAATGGAGCATCATTTAATTGATACGAAACATCGTAAGGAAGCTGACATCATAGTCGATATCTCAAAAGTAATAAATCCTTATTTAGCTATTATTTTTACAAATGGTAAAGAAAAAGCTAATGAATTAGCGGAGTCCTTGTTAGAAAAAGGATTAGATGTAGGGTTGATACATGGTGGTTTATCTCCGCGTGAACGAAAACGAGCATTAAAGGATATACAAAATTTGCGCTTTCAATACATTGTAGCAACTGATTTAGCATCAAGAGGAATTGATATTAAAGGTGTAAGTCATGTGATAAATGCACAGTTACCTAAAGAAGAAGACTTTTACGTTCACCGGGTAGGTAGAACTGCCCGAGCAGGAATGGAAGGCACTGCTATCAGCCTGTACAATGAGAGTGATATTAAAATTATCAGTAAACTAGAACAAAAAGGATTATCATTTACTTTTTTTGATATAAGAAAAGGTGAATGGATAGAGATGAAATCCTGGAATGAACGTAATTTACGTGCAAAAACAGACGTTAATTTGGATAAAGAAGCATGGAAACGTGTGAAAAAAACCAAAAAGGTTAAGCCGGGATATAAAAAGAGAATGAAACAACAGCAGGAAACAATAAAAAAAAGACTTACCAAAAATACAAAAAACAAAAAGTAATAGTGAAAAAACGGGGTGCTTTACATGGTCAAAATAGGTTCGCATGTTTCAATGAGTGGAAAGAAAATGCTTTTAGGTTCGAGTGAGGAAGCAGTTTCGTATGGTTCTAATGTATTTATGATATACACGGGTGCACCGCAAAATACGAGAAGAAAACCAATTGAGGATTTGAATATAGAAGCGGGTACAGCACATATGAAAGAAAACGGTATAGAAGAAGTTGTTGTACATGCTCCATATATTATTAATATTGGCAACACCACAAAACCCGCAACATTTAAACTTGGTGTGGACTTCTTGCGAAATGAAATTAATCGTACAGCGGCATTAGGGGCAAAACAAATTGTGCTACACCCAGGAGCACATGTTGGAGCAGGCGTTGATCAAGGTATCAATAAGATAATTGAAGGCTTAAATGAGGTACTAGATAAAGATCAAACTGTCCAAATTGCTCTTGAAACGATGGCTGGTAAGGGTACAGAAATTGGCCGTACTTTTGATGAGCTTGCTAGAATTTTTGATGGTGTCCATTTGAATGAAAAACTATCTGTTTGTTTAGATACATGCCATATACATGACGCGGGTTATGATGTAGTAAACGATTTCGATGGTGTACTTAATCAATTTGACAAGATAATTGGCGTAGACCGTTTGAAAGTTATTCATGTAAATGACAGTAAAAATGAACGAGAAGCACACAAAGATCGTCATCAAAACATAGGTTTTGGACATATAGGATTTGATGCACTTCATAAGGTTATTCATCATCCACAACTAAAAGAGTTGCCGAAAATATTGGAGACGCCATATGTTGGGGAAGATAAAAAGAATAAAAAGCCTCCATATAAATTTGAAATAAACATGATTAAAAATGGGGATTTCGATCCGGAATTAAAGAATAAAATTGTTATGCAATAAACACAAAAAGGGAAAGTGCAATTTGCGCTTTTCCTTTTTGTGTACGTTTTGGAGGGATATTTTTAAAAAAGGGATTGAATACCGTAAGATCTCACAATTTCCCCAAATAACTTCTGAGCCTTTTTTGTAGTGCTTAAATCAGTTATTCGTGTTAGTTCTTTAAAAAACACTATACGCTCTGA contains:
- a CDS encoding Nif3-like dinuclear metal center hexameric protein, which translates into the protein MKSKIKNLDVFRTIEKWAPLDLAYDWDNIGLQVGSSTREVKKVMVTLDVLETVVDEAIEKEVDLIIAHHPLLFKPVKQINTDEVQGRVIQKLLNHNITVYAAHTNLDAADGGVNDMLCDAIGIKSTDLLIESKEETLYKLVVYVPITHVTNVRNALGDSGAGHAGNYSHCTFQTEGIGTFTPLAGTNPFIGEEGIMEHVSEAKVETIVSEGNLSLALDRMKEAHPYEEVAYDIITLSNEGAKFGIGRIGCLASEMTLQELSNHVKQALEVPTVRVTGDLGQPVKKIAVLGGSGEGYIRVAKEKGADVYLTGDMSFHTAQDAWQMGLSIIDPGHHVEKVMKQATKRYLKSVYTDEQLEVIISDSNTEPFQFV
- a CDS encoding DEAD/DEAH box helicase; the protein is MEKKNFGEFKLHPIMINVIDKLHFEKPTDIQTEVIPAILKGKSVIGQSHTGSGKTHAYLLPLLNQIDVEKRSVQFVITAPTRELATQIHDEVKKIVKFAGKEQQWISKLLVGGTDKQKMMEKLKQPPHIVVGTPGRILDLVKEEAISIYSATSFVIDEADLMLDLGFINDVDQLLVRSNKNVQLLVFSATIPQRLEHFFKKYLENPIHVKIDDQLSPETMEHHLIDTKHRKEADIIVDISKVINPYLAIIFTNGKEKANELAESLLEKGLDVGLIHGGLSPRERKRALKDIQNLRFQYIVATDLASRGIDIKGVSHVINAQLPKEEDFYVHRVGRTARAGMEGTAISLYNESDIKIISKLEQKGLSFTFFDIRKGEWIEMKSWNERNLRAKTDVNLDKEAWKRVKKTKKVKPGYKKRMKQQQETIKKRLTKNTKNKK
- a CDS encoding deoxyribonuclease IV, encoding MVKIGSHVSMSGKKMLLGSSEEAVSYGSNVFMIYTGAPQNTRRKPIEDLNIEAGTAHMKENGIEEVVVHAPYIINIGNTTKPATFKLGVDFLRNEINRTAALGAKQIVLHPGAHVGAGVDQGINKIIEGLNEVLDKDQTVQIALETMAGKGTEIGRTFDELARIFDGVHLNEKLSVCLDTCHIHDAGYDVVNDFDGVLNQFDKIIGVDRLKVIHVNDSKNEREAHKDRHQNIGFGHIGFDALHKVIHHPQLKELPKILETPYVGEDKKNKKPPYKFEINMIKNGDFDPELKNKIVMQ